The following DNA comes from Cervus elaphus chromosome 8, mCerEla1.1, whole genome shotgun sequence.
CAAGGGGCTGCCTGCAGCTGGGGAACGCTGTGAGCTggaccccaccctacccccacccccatgagAAGGATGGCCACATCCGGTTTTATTAAGTGTCAAGATGGACAGTGTCCCTTGCCTCTGCCATGCATTTTCTTCCATcataaagaagaggaggaaagaataaCAAGAAggggccaaaaaaagaaaaaaaaaaaaaaaggtcttttcTACGTATTATCTATGACAACCCTTAAATTTTCACTCTTTCTAGTAAAGATAAAACGAGGTCCAAACATTGGCTCATTCATCAGAAGTGAATTGCTCATATGTGAAATTCCTTACATCCTGAGGGGAGAAAAGGCGAGGCCGCAGAAGAGAGCTGTAGGAGGTCTAGAAGTCGTATTTCGCTATAATTCCATGTAATCAATCTTTCCCCTTTGGGGAGAAAAGTGTTCCCCCTAATGTTACTTTGCATGCCACGCATACTTCACTGAGAAGTAGGGTTAGAGCACCATCTTGTGGCCCAAATCCCTAACATGCTGAACACTAAAAAAACAGCCTTGTTTCATTCCTAACTAGGATAATAGttggtggcggggggtgggggggggtgtatTTGTTTTGCTTAATATTCTTGTTTATCGATTCGATATGTAATATAGAAGTCCCAGTCCattcctctcccatccccactggcaaccacaagttAGTTCTCTTtatctgagtctgtttcataaTTACCTTCATTTGTGCCgtattttggattccacatataagtgataccatgttattttttttctgacttacttcacttactataaTGTCTAGTTGCAGGGATAGTTTTTACTAATATTTCACTTCCTTAAAACCACATTAAACACTTTTGAGAATAATATGccctattttatatatgcatataataacAGTATGAACTACAGTAAAAAAGAATGATGCTTAGATAATTGAGTCTATAGACATCAATATTACTCTTTTGGGTAAGGAACCTTTTGGGGGCTGAGGAAACTGGAGGATGGGAGTGTCAGAATTTCAAAGTAAATGACTTCAACATCTTTCTCCGGTACGAAGGTTGAGTCAGTGCTCTCATATCCAATCAACTTCCCACAGTCGTAACGACGGTCTTCTCAACATGGACTAGACATCAGTCAAAAAGGGGTCCTGGAATGGTCACTGAATGCTCTTGAGTACAGTCCTTTAGGCAATACCCTCATACCCACATGCTCCTCTTGCCCACACATCAAACTTCTGTAATACTTACTCTCATATAGCAAATTAAGTAGTCGTTCAAGTTGGTCCCAAGTTTCAAGCTACTTCACATGGAAGTGCGAGAGTGTATAAATTGTCTTCTACATTCTAGTTCATGGTATTTTAATTGGTGCTTTTTACAGGTACCGGCTTCTCTggtgtttcagatggtaaagaatctgcctgcaatggagacccaggttcaatccctgggtcaggaaaatcccctcaAGAAGcaattggctacccactcccagtattcttgcctggagaattccatggacagaggagcctggcaggctacagtccacggggtcacaaagtcagacacgactgagcaactaatgctacACTAGAGAGTAGTTTTTATGAACTAGAGAGCTAGACTTGTTCCATGTGTAACCCTAAAAGCATTCAAGGATTAGAAGCTTGAAAAACCTAAGGGTGAAGATAATTCCCCTCCAAACTTGTAGATTACGGTCTTGCAAACTGCCCTGAGCAGGAGATATCTACCAGTAGAActgacagaggaggaaaggatTATTCAGTTTGCAACTGAGTTCTCCAAagacttttggaaaaaaaaagttcaactaaaataaaattagaacattgcTCTAGCACATGCTGGATGAGAAGTGGTTGGAGGATACATACCATCTTTTGCTTCCCAGAAACTTTTTATATAGTATCTCTTTCCTGTGTTGTCAATGAGATGCTTATGTGTCTACTTGTGGATGATACATGTAAGGGTAGCATTTCACTATTGGGTTTGGTCCTCTATCCCTGTGCTGAATTATTAGGAGCTGGAGTTACTCTCAAAAGAAAGGTGAAGAAGTTTACCCTTAACCTAACTAATCCAGCCAACTAGGTAATTCTCAAACTCCCCTTCAAAAGCAGTCTCTGTGTTAGCTGTCATAGCTGTAAGTCTTcttttttcaccttgtttagttgccaagtcgtatccaaccctttgtgacgGCTCAAGTCCACtggactcctccatccatgggatttcccaggcaagaatactggagtgggttctgtttccttctccagtaagtCCTCCTAGATGATATTAAGTCCACTTTGAAACTGCTGCCTGAGACTGGTTAGGAGTTTCAAAgactcttcctcttcctttacAAAAAgatctcatggcagaaagtgttACCAGTTTAAACATTTTACCTCTTTTCTATTCTTAACTCCCACTTTTCTTGTTAACTTCTGGGGAGTGACTGCTGGCAGACTGAAACTGAAAATTATTACTGTTGCCaaaaagttgaaaagaaataaagggagttTGCAGTAGGAGGATTACTGAATTGAACACAAAGGATTAAAGAATCAGAAAGACACACTCTTAAGATGTGTCTTCTACTGAATTAAATGTGTTACAATAAGATATTTAACAGCCATGCTTGGGACATGGTCGCTGTGATTatggaatactgctgctgctgctaagtcgcttcagtcatgtccgactctgtgtgaccccatagacggcagcccaccaggctcccccgtctctgggattctccaagcaagaacactggagtggcttgccatttccttctgcaatgcatgaaagtgaaaagtgaaagtgaagtcactcagtcgtgtccaactcttagtgaccccatggactgcagcctaccaggctcctcgtccatgggcttttccaggcaagagtactggagtgggttgccattgccttctcccatagaataCTAAATTGATAAATACATACTTTATTCTTCCATTAGCTTCAATGTTTTAATCTGCTTttgattttcatgttttattttaaaagcataaaatgtACATCCCCGCCATTCATTTTATGGAAATTAAATAGCTATGAAATTAACTTGCATACAGAATTTTAAACCTAGGCTTCTCTTATCATGGACCACAGGCTCTAGGAACACAGGCTCGGTAGTCACCACCTAAGTTATCGTAAATGCCTAATTGTTATAATCAGCACCTGACATTTCTAAAGGTTAAAAGTTATAACTATTTTAGCTAAAACTGTACTAGAGAGGCAGAGTTCACTAATCTGGGTATATCAAATTAAGCTACAATGAAATACAAGAAGAATAACTTTTTTAACTGGCATTCCAGCAAACTTCATGTAAAACATACATTCAAATTATGATATGTCAAAGTCAGAAGGGAATAAAATATACCTAACTGTACAAGTTAAATACAATAATAAGATCAAGAATTTGAGTTAAAATTTATCAGGAAAATACCAAAAGATCAAAAGATTTTTGACAGAACAAAAAtgactaaaaagaaaataaaagaagtgacCTGATAAATACTTGTTCAATTTTAGGAACTCAGTATGAAGAATAAGACACATttctttacaatttaaaaaatgtccagCTTGGATCATCTTTTGACGCTTGTTCGTCTCGCTCTTTTGCTCACAAGTTTCAGGCTGCGCGTCTCCGGCTGCCTAGCTGGCAGCGATGGTCTTTCCTGCTCTCACGGGCTCTTTGGGCCTACAGTAGTCCCAGGGCCGGCGATTCTCAGTGAACCCGTAAAGTTTCCTAAGTGCCACTCGAGCAGCTTCTTCTTCTGCAACCAGTACTGTCTCCCCAGGGCCTTCTGCAATCAGCTTTTTATCACtaggaaaaaaatgcaacaaTAGCCTGAAATTACATGGTGCATCATAAAACAAAGCACACACATCAGTTTTCCCTGGTCTAATTTTGGCAGCAATATTCACCAAAGCTATCAGAAATAttgtgccttttcttttctttctatcagCAGTGTATGAACTCCTGATGAAGGATGCGTTTAAGGTTTGCCAATCTGATAAGCAAGAGCATCTCATTTTGCTTTGCACTTCAATTAAAACTAAAGATGAAACATCTTATAACACCATCAATTTTCTCCTTTGCAATGTCTTCAACTGCTTTTATACCTACAAAGTCCTACGTCacataaaatcagaaaaatatttacctaaattttaaaagtcattataaATATTCACACTTTACACTTAACACTTCTATCCACCTGAAATCAACCTGAGGCAGGTCAACTGTTACTAAGAAACCTAAAAGTTCTCAGCATAGGCTAACTTATTTTGATGGACAacattcagtttctttttcagttctAGGCTCAGTTGAAGGGTTACAAGTGTGGACTGGGGTTAAATCTCTATTACAAGTCaaattttttctaaagaaatatttaGATTAGCAGGATACTCCATGAGATTTCTATCGTGAATGGTTGGTTAACAAAAGCTACTATTAGCAAACCACAGATTATCTACCTTCCCCTAAGGATGACCAGCAGGAAAGGAAGTAGTGACTAGATCACCAAAGGAATGAGGttttcaaaaaatcttttaatgCAATTCGAGGTTTATTGAATTGTgaaaagtcagtttttaaaacttctgatcaatattatgaaaattaaaattttactaacCAGTATAAGCCAACAAAATACAGAGGCAAAGCTGTGGTGCTTCCAGACTGCCTAGTGAGTCTAGATTCAGGAAGTGAAATATTCCTTTTCTTCAGTTCTTGTACCAGTAGCCCCATGGGATTTATTATCTTCCAAATCTCAAAGAGTTCTTTTCCCGTCATTTGAGTAATTAAGAAGTCCTGCATGTAAAAAcataatttatacatttaaattagTATAAGGAAAATAAGGACCATAATTCAAAGTTCACttttaacagaaattttaaaattcaacacgATTAAGAGGTATGAGCTACTATGTACTGCATTGACCAAAAAAGTCCCTTtgggttttccataagatgtgACAGAATAACCTAAAGAAACTTTTTGGGCAACTCAACATAAAATAAGGAAAGTATAAGGGTAtgttgtacagcaaagggaaCATGCTCCTCAAGGTTTCTTCCTGGAATGACCTTCTTGGGGCAAATGTCACTTCTGTAAAACTTCCCTAACCCTGCTGGAATTGGCAGTCGCCTCCTCTGAGCTCCCTCTATGCCTTACAGTACCTGGGGGCACTGTCCACATTCCACTCTCTCTGCCTATGAGCTGTGAGCAAAGATCGAAGCCTATTAAACTCCAgttccagtgcctggcacagtgcctgcACACAGGAAACAATAACTATTAGGTGACAAATGAATGAAGTAAGACCattcaaaccagtcagttctactATGGAGACTGGCTGtgctcaccactataccaccaacaCAGTTAGTTCTACTATGGGAGATGTCACAGCTCTTGACTGAGAAATAAGATATTTGAATTATCTATCTTTATGAGGATCTATAATTGGAATTGTCAACAAAGACACTCAAATATGGTAAACAAGTATTTCCAAAATGGCCTCATGACTACCCTGTGAAAATTTCAAAATGGTGACCAAAATTGTTTAAGACAGTTCTAAGACTCTACATAAGCTATAGTGATTGAGAGAGAATGGAGGTCAAGGGAGGATTTTGTTAcagtttctttagaaaaaaatattcaattgcAGGGGAAAGAGGGGGCAGGTGAGGCTTTCCTTTTCACCTCAAGCCTAGAGGGCTTCAAAGGGTCCCTGGCCTCTGAATATGAGGCAATGGGCATTCAGTCAACTGGCAGTCAACACATACTCCTGTTTAAAGCAACAGTCTAGTTACCTGCAGTAATGGGGCCGAAGTCCGCACCTGATGTCAGGGGTATAAAAATCCTTAAGACCTGAAGTGGAATTCACAGCAGGGATGTCATTTTGAAAGGAACCCTTTCCAGAAAACTGGAAGCTGACAAGCACATGAAGGTACATGGCTGTAAGGTTCCAGCTGGGAACAAAACGCTCACTAGTGTCTGTTTTAAACAGTGAGCAGACTCAGGAAGCATTAAACCAGCTTTTAGCCATCAAGTCAAGTCAACACCTTCTGCTTTCCTTTCCATTTCCCTCAGCTCCATCTCCAGAGGTGTCAGTTAACATACCTGCTTCcatcagacagacagacagataagtCCTGGCTGGGAAGTTGGAAGGGAGACCTTACCTATGAATGAAGTCTGAGTGCTGGTTAATGCGAGTGTCCTTCTTGATCAAAATGATCAGATCAACTTAGTGTCAAAACTAAATACATAGATTCCAACAGTAAGGGATACTGGTTTAAAACACCTGATTTCAAAGGCCTGAATCAAGACTCTTTTTGTGACTTAACGTGATTGCCTGGACTATCCATTATGTAAGAAAAGACCTTTCATccaaaagcaaagaataaaactTCTCTTAATTGACAACTTCTAAAAGGACAGTGGAGTTAAATCACACCAATTAAGTGTTTTAATTAAACAAGCTATGGGCTAACAAGGAAGCAGGCGTACATAATCCAAGTCTTactcgctcacttgtgtctgactctgcagccccacggactgtatcccgccaggctcctctatccatgggattttccagtccagaatactggagtgggtagccatgctgatcccgggatcaaacctgggtctcctgagttgcagggggattccttaccatctgagccaccagcaaagcccagaaTAGGGACTCAGAAATCCAAGACTGTATCACTCAGAAGAGCAGAACAACAGCTGGTACTTAAGCAAGGAGCTCTCAAGTCACACTACACCTTCCGGCCATGTCCTTTGGACTCTTTAACTCACTAAACACCTGAGCGTCTATTGTGCAGGCATTACCCTTGTCCCTTAGGATGTAAAGCTAAAAACATGGCTTGCAGTCCTGCCATGAGGTGaacattaaatttaatatttaattcacCTCTGATGTTGTCCTCAATAATAAGAGACAACTGGAATAATAATGATACTATCATAAAAAGctttttttagaaaaggcagaggaaccagagatcacactgccaacatctgttgtatcattgaaaaagcaagagggttccagaaaaacatctccttctgttgactatgcaaaagcctttgactgggcagatcacaacaaactcaaaaattcttagagacgggaataccagaccacctgacctgcctcttgagaaatctgtatggaggtcagggagcaacagttagaactggacatggaacaagaaactgattccaaataggaaaaggagtacatcaaggctgtatatcgtcaccctgcttatttaatttatatgcagaggacatcatgtgaaatcctgggcCGGATGAactacaagctagaatcaagactgcagggagaaatatcaataacctcagatatgccgatgacaccactctaatgccagaaagcgaagaggaactaaaaagcctcttgatgaaaaggaatgtgaaaaagctggcctgaggctcaacattcagaaactaggatcatggcatctggtcccatcacttcatggcaaatagatggggagatggtggaaacagtgacaatttttttgggctccaaaaccactgcagatggtgactgcagccatgaaattaaaagatgcttgctcctcggaagaaaagttacgaccaacctagacagcatgttaaaaagcagagacatgactttgccaacaaaggttcgtctagtcaaggctatggtttttccaatagtaatgtctggatgtgagagttggattataaagaaagctgagcgccaaagaattgatgtttttgaactgtggtgttggagaagactcttgagggtcccttggattgcaaggagatccaaccagtccatcctaaaggagtccagtcctggttgttcattagaaggactgaatgctgaagctgaaactccaatactttggccacctgatgcaaagaactgactccttggaaaagactctgatgatgggaaagattgaaggcaggaggagaaggggacgacagaggatgagatggctggatagcatcaccaactcaatggacacaagtttgagtaaactctgggagttgatcatggacagggaggcctggcatgctgcagtccatggactcgcaaagagtcggacatgactgagtgactgaagtgaactgataaaAAGCTTTAGGTCTTTCTCAGTTTAGATCAGGAGAAAAATTCACATATAACCTGCCAAGGTCATAGCACAAAGAAGTAAAGtacaaaaaatttttctttctacctCAAGCATGTTCTAGCATGTGCAACTAACAATCACCTACCCTGATGAAGAGTGCAGTCCTCTCGGGTCCACTGCTCTGTAGCAAGGCTCCAATTACGGCAAAGAAAGTCTGCCGTAACACAGCTGGGGGGACAGGGAATTCGGCGCTCAGCGTCAGTTGCTCCACCGCTAAGTTTCTGGCCACATGACACACCACGTCCTCACTGGTGAGATAGTCAACCAGACTTTTAGTGCCTTCCATGGGCAAGTCTGGGAACGCATCCTCAAAAAACTGCATCAGGCATGTCTGTGAAAAAGATGTCCCTTGTTCAGAGAGTTCTTGATTATCTTTGAGGTTCAGAAGAACAGCTTCCTTCTCTATTCCGAGTTTTTGGCGTTTGGCCTCCTCGCTTTTGATATAGCAGCTATTAACAAACGCAGTTTTGAGAAGATCTAACGAAAAAGTTTCCTGTAACCGAGGGCCAAATGCTTGTATTTCAGCATGGTAATCCCAGTTGGGTTTCTctgaactgaaaatgtaaaatagaagACAGTAAGACACAGTAAAGAGAACAAGATGTTGCAGTGATGCAAACATTTCTCATTGTGATGCAATTTTCTTTAAtcatataaagaaaattttaaaagattgagcTTCATTTTAATTCCAGAATCTGATTTTCTAAAAATTGAATCTTATGTCAGATGATTACTTGTGGTCCTTTGCTGGATCAATTGTCCCTCTGAGTCAATTGCCACATCAAAGCAGTTCATCAACAGAGACTAAAACCTTATCCTCACTTTTAGGTTCTACTGTTATAACCACAGAACTATGCTTTATACTTACACatgaaatacaaattataatttCATATGTTCAAGTCATAAACACTAAGTACATTATATTTATCTTGTATTTTAAGATTTGAAAGCATTCATTGAAAATTAGCAATAAAATCTAGCATCAATATTTTAAGTAGGTTAAAACTTCACAATCATTCTCAAGAACGACTAAAAGGTCTTTTTAAAACTAAAGAcaataaaccaaaaataaaattctcaagtAAAAAAGGGTTGCAACACATAAAGATCTGGGTTGTaagtcattaaaatatatataatctatataatatataaagtttTAACAACTATAAAAGCCTAAAACGACTAACTTCACTATAACCAAATGTAGATCAAGAAGGaacactattttattatttttaggaaaaaacttAATATTCTGTGTTGAAAAAATATAGGACTAGGAACATATATATTCCTACCACGTGTATAAACTAGATCGGCTTTTTTGGCGGGGAGGGCAATATTGAAGTAGCTATCAATTTTCATACTAAATTTCCAAAGGAGCAATAACTTCAAAGCTATTCGGTGTTACTCGGTTGTAATAGCAACAGTAACTCAAACACGCACCAAACGGAGCCATCAAAGAGTGAGGTGCATTTATTTGTACGGCCACGACTATACGTCAAAGAAACATTATTAAAAAGATGCAAAACCTCATGTATAGGGGGATCTTTTCTGGAGCTATAGAAAGATCTGAGGGTCTTCCTACCAGACTTTCCATTAGCAGAACAAGATTAATTATGGCAAAAACCTAAAGCCAAACTGTTTGCTTTCCTCTGGACAGCGGACTTGTGattgtgtacttttttttctctttcttacttgcCCTATAGCGCAATACTGTTGTGTGCTTTCCTCCCTCTTGTCCGGACCCAAGGAATTCTGAGGCCGCAATACAACGCAGGGGCTAAGATACACAAGCCCGGGTAAAGGTTACCCTCCAGCCGGCCTTATTTCTCACAAGTCTCAGTCTACAGGACTCCAAATGGGAGTTCCAAGAGCGTCGGGGGCAGCCACGCGCCCAACTCCTCGGCAGAAATGCATTCCCTTGGCCTCCGCCACGCGTCCACGACCCGCGGGTGTCTTTATCGCACAACTAGGGTCAAGCCAGGAGCAAACGAGCGATGAGCAGCCCTACCCGCCACCCGGTCGAATCCGTGGGGGAGCGCGCCCCGGCTCCACGACCGCCACCCCTAACCTCTTCCCCGGTTGACTCCTACCGGCGCACCGGCGGCGGCGGGCACCGGAGCAGGCGCCACCGCTCTAACTCCTTCTGAAACCGCAAAGCGGCGCGAATTCCCTTCTTCACTCCCCGAACCGGCGGGGCGAGAGTGGGGCCGGCCGTTGCCAAAAGGCAACGGGGACCTCGCAGCAGCAACCTCGTCAGGCCGGATGCCATTGCACCGGAGAAAGCAATGAAGGGCGGAAGGAGGAAAGCCGGAGCAGTGTCGCGGTAACACAGTTCCCCCGGAAACGGGGAGACGCGGGAGAGGCGGGGGCTGAGCCGGCGCCCGGTGGGTGGAGGCCAGTGGGGGTGTTTTAGCGGGCATGCGCAAacgttgggttttgttttgtttagtttttttattttttcccctcagttcagtccagtggctcagtcgtatctggctctttgccgtcccaccatctcatcctctgtcgtccccttctcctgccttcgatcttttccaatgagtcggttcttcacataaggtggccaaagtattgaagcttcagtttcagcatcagtccttccaatgaatattgctTTCTTACCaaactattaatttattttttaaacttaatattaAGTCACCAAAAAAGATTGCCTGAATCCTCAAATTTTGAACTGCCCACAAAACATGTAGATGTTGAAAGAGCACCTCTTGCTGTGATCTCTCTACTTGTTAATGGCATCCCCCATAGTCACCCAAGTTGGACTCCTATGTCTTCAGTTGTTCCTATTTCCACAAATACCCTCTTTTGTCCAGGTGGCAAGTCTTCTTTCAGTTTATTTCCACAGGAGCTATCTGATGGCTAGCCTACTCCTCTCCTAGGTTATTGTAGTCAGCCTCCACTGTAATcaatcttcttccttcctttcttcctggacACATCTCACTCACATTCACCTCCCTGAAAACTGGTTCATAACAACATACAGggggtggtgaccaaaaccatcccaaagcaTGCTACGACTTAGCTCAAGAATCTTCAGTGTTAGGATCTGGCAAAGATTCTCCTTGACCAAACTTCAGTCTGGCTTCTCTAAGCCCTCTTCTCAACAAGGCTTCCACCTCAGGCTCTAGTCTGTCCCCTTGACAGGCCTGCATCACAGTTTCAACAAGAAAGTTAAGTCAGTTTAGAGAGGCTCCCCTCACCCGATGTCTGACAATCCTTGATATCTTATCAAATTCATAAACCTTACTATCCTCCAGTTATGTCTGATCACCCTTGGCCTGCCTTTTGTACGAATTCTGTCAACTTAGTTGAGGCAGAATCCCTTAGTACGCCTGATGTTTCCTCCTAGTACGTTTCCAGCCACTAACCTCTACGCTACTCCTTGGCTTTAAATccccacttcagttcagtttagcctctcagttgtatccagctctttgcgaccccttggactgcagcacaccaggtttccccgtccatcaccaactcctggagattgctcaaagtcatgtccatccagtcggtgatgccatccagccatctcatcctctgttgtccccttctcctcccgccttcaatctttctcagcatcagggtcttttccaatgagtcatttcttcgcatcaggtggccaaagtactggagtttgagcttcagcatcagtccttgcagtatgtattcaggactgatttcctttaggatggactggttggatctccttgcagtccaagggactttcaagagtcttctccaatactacagttcaaaaatcACCACTTGTCCATGTTGTGTTGGAAACTGAGCCCAGTTCTCTGCTGGGGTCTCTTTTCCCCTGTTTTTAGGGGAATAGTTCCTAAAAAGTTCCTAAATAGAATGTTATTAACCTGTccagctttcatttttctttgatagGTCATACAACTCAGTTCAGATCTCTTAGCTTAACCAATCAAGAGGAAGAATCTGAATGGTTCATTCCCGTTTGTAAAAGGGTTCCCCAtgggcagggagagaagaaaagagggattTGACACACATGGCAAAACAAGCTGATGTATTTCTGGGTGAAGCAAGTTCTCGCAGAAGAGGTGAGAGGGGATTGTGATTGGGCTTTGTGTTACACTGCATGTGAAATACTGAAAATTCATGGAATGTCATTCACATAAATTTAAGAAAGCACAAGGAACtgttatttttgtatttcattaaCTGAGAGAAATACTCTAATAAATGATCTACTAATATAGTTGGAAAGAGGAGTATTAAAGAAAATGGGGGGCCACAGTTTTTTGCTTATAGAAAAATGCTCTAGTCACtgacctttcctgagttccaaagagtagtTACTAATTAGGGGACTGAGGgaacacagaaacaaaggaaaagcagccaGCAAGAAAAGTAATAATAGCTTAAACAATAGTTCAGCAATAACAGTCCTCGCTCCTCCTCAAGGGAGAGTCTAGCAATCTGATACATAtctttgagttgttttgcagaaacTAAGACCCCCCCTCCACCCAGGTGGAGAATGGTGACTATACGCTGACCAAAAGCACGTGTACCCTAGACCAGTCAGAACCAGAAGGCTGACGATTAAGATTTCTAAACATAACGCATCACCACCAAGCAACCAGAAGAAAGTCATGA
Coding sequences within:
- the MRPL44 gene encoding 39S ribosomal protein L44, mitochondrial; this encodes MASGLTRLLLRGPRCLLATAGPTLAPPVRGVKKGIRAALRFQKELERWRLLRCPPPPVRRSEKPNWDYHAEIQAFGPRLQETFSLDLLKTAFVNSCYIKSEEAKRQKLGIEKEAVLLNLKDNQELSEQGTSFSQTCLMQFFEDAFPDLPMEGTKSLVDYLTSEDVVCHVARNLAVEQLTLSAEFPVPPAVLRQTFFAVIGALLQSSGPERTALFIRDFLITQMTGKELFEIWKIINPMGLLVQELKKRNISLPESRLTRQSGSTTALPLYFVGLYCDKKLIAEGPGETVLVAEEEAARVALRKLYGFTENRRPWDYCRPKEPVRAGKTIAAS